The following DNA comes from Quercus robur chromosome 1, dhQueRobu3.1, whole genome shotgun sequence.
CTTGtatgaagaaaaattaaaatgtactAGTTAACAGAAACCAAGTGTTTATGGTCAAAATTCAATTTGGTCCATTGTCTTTGCTTgttaccttttcttgatgaaaGGTCTTTACTTATTACCTACAATCTGAATTTGTGCTTCCCTTCATATTTTTATGAttcaaggaaaagaagaaacattCAACTTACAAgttgtttttatatttcctCAAAAGTGGTAGAAATTCTAGATTCTCCAAGTAGCTGCTCCAGCTTCTCTACCACCACATCCATCTCTCCATCATCTGTGTCCTTCATTCTCTGACTCAGTTTTTTAGCTTTCTTCCTTACTTCCTTCCCTTCCTCTTGCATCACCACTTTATTTATAACCTTGGCCACCTCTTCTGCCTTGAGCTTCTCattctctcttgaaacctctacaCCAACACCAACCTCCACCACCAATTTGGCATTAAAGGGTTGGTCAAGATGCATGGGAATGGCTATGATTGGTACCCCAAACATCATTCCCTCAAGTGTTGAACTCCAACCACAGTGACTCATAAACCCACCAATGCTTGAATGCCCCAATATTTTTGCCTGTGGAGCCCAACCTTCCACCACCATACCCTTCTCGCGAATCCTCTCCAAGAATCCTACAGGTAAAGCCTCATGAATACTAATTTTGTTTCCACCATGAAATCTCACAACCCATATGAAATTAACCTTGCTAAGTTCAAGCCCACGAGCTATCTCTTCCATTTCTGCCAAGGAAAGAAAGTACTCACTtccaaaagaaacaaatacaacCGAAGAAGGATCTTTCTTGTTGAGCCATTCTACGATTACCATATCATCATCTTTGTTCTTAGGTTCATGAACAAGAGGCCCAACAGGAACTATCTCCTTCCCTACTAAACCAGAGAGATAATCAATATACTGTGATTCAATCTCTCCCGAGGTCTTGATCAAGACTATGTTGGAAGATCTTTCTATGCATTGCATGTACCTTTCTTTGGTTGTGATACCATTTGCTGTATAATGCAGGAAATGCATGCTTTTCTCGCATTCAGCCTGTGGGAAATTTAAGGCTTGAAATGGGAATTCCTTGCCAGGATTATTGCTATAGAAAGCCATCAAAGAACTAGCAGCCGCACCACAAGTTGACAACATAACAGCTTCAATGTTTTCTTCACGAGCTGCCACTGGAGCCCATGGTTGTAGACAATCATAGATTAAGAGGTTTGGCTTTAGGGCCTTCAAGATGTTGCTAAACATAGGCTTGGCTGAGTCAAAGGCTGTTTTGAGTGTGGACATGAGATGGGGAGGGAGGTCTTTGGTAGTGTGGTATTGAGGAGGGAGTTCTGCTAAATAAGGGAGGTGAAGATCTACTGGTTGTATTGAAGAGAATGTTTTGTCTATAAGAGATTCTCTTACTGGTTTTAGATTGATGGGTGTGGAACAGAAATAAACATGGAAATTTCTGAGTGAGAGTTTTCTGGCTAAATCTAAGAAGGGTGAGATGTGCCCATGAGCTAACCAAGGAAGCATTAAGATACTAATACTATTACTTCTTTCCTGCTTGGAATCCATGGATCTAtttgattttgtgaaaattttgcaatGTTTTCTTTGAGAGATGCACCAGAAGAAGGGAGAACTAGGAAGACTGAAATTACAAACATAAACTAGAATAAAAACCTTGATATTGGAGATATATTTAATGTGTTAAGCACATCTTCTTTGTAATCTTGATCAATCAGGAGTATCCTTTTAAATATGCATCTTATTGGAAATTTATCAATTGTTTTATGTGAGCAGCCTCCATTCACGGGATCTGATACTTCATTTTGATAacagacattttttttaagcgACAAAAGAGAGGTTTATTTGTCATATATAATGGTAATCTGTCAGCTCCTTCTCAAAAAATGGAAATCTGtcagcaagttttttttttt
Coding sequences within:
- the LOC126713690 gene encoding flavanone 7-O-glucoside 2''-O-beta-L-rhamnosyltransferase-like codes for the protein MDSKQERSNSISILMLPWLAHGHISPFLDLARKLSLRNFHVYFCSTPINLKPVRESLIDKTFSSIQPVDLHLPYLAELPPQYHTTKDLPPHLMSTLKTAFDSAKPMFSNILKALKPNLLIYDCLQPWAPVAAREENIEAVMLSTCGAAASSLMAFYSNNPGKEFPFQALNFPQAECEKSMHFLHYTANGITTKERYMQCIERSSNIVLIKTSGEIESQYIDYLSGLVGKEIVPVGPLVHEPKNKDDDMVIVEWLNKKDPSSVVFVSFGSEYFLSLAEMEEIARGLELSKVNFIWVVRFHGGNKISIHEALPVGFLERIREKGMVVEGWAPQAKILGHSSIGGFMSHCGWSSTLEGMMFGVPIIAIPMHLDQPFNAKLVVEVGVGVEVSRENEKLKAEEVAKVINKVVMQEEGKEVRKKAKKLSQRMKDTDDGEMDVVVEKLEQLLGESRISTTFEEI